A genomic region of Dehalococcoidia bacterium contains the following coding sequences:
- a CDS encoding NADPH:quinone oxidoreductase family protein, which yields MKAIRFHEIGGPEVLRYEDAGEPAPGNGEVLIRVRAAGVNFADTMTTEGRYYLRPRFPQIPGLEVAGEVEALGPGASGLLPGERVMAVLPEGGGYAEKCVARVEYVTPIPAGLDYTEAAALPVQAVTADQVLHVAGRVRPGEWVLVHSAAGGTGSFLVQLAKLAGARVIATAGSKRRLELAADLGADALVDYSDPSWPDQVKEITGGRGADVIVESVGGDVFEASLRCLAPFGRLVEIGQSAGPPPPLNPLRLMRLNQAVVGYYLMTAMEVPELMAATRDRLARALASGRLRIVIGEVAPLADAAAVHRRMLARETQGKVVLIP from the coding sequence ATGAAGGCTATCCGCTTCCACGAGATCGGCGGCCCCGAGGTCCTGCGCTACGAGGATGCCGGGGAACCGGCGCCCGGCAACGGCGAGGTCCTGATCCGCGTGCGGGCCGCCGGCGTGAACTTCGCGGACACGATGACGACCGAGGGGCGCTACTACCTCCGGCCACGTTTTCCTCAGATCCCGGGCCTCGAAGTGGCTGGCGAGGTCGAAGCGCTGGGACCCGGCGCCTCCGGCCTCCTGCCCGGCGAGCGCGTGATGGCGGTCCTCCCGGAGGGCGGCGGCTACGCCGAGAAGTGCGTCGCCCGCGTCGAGTACGTGACGCCGATCCCGGCCGGCCTCGATTACACCGAGGCAGCCGCTTTGCCTGTGCAGGCCGTGACGGCAGACCAGGTCCTGCATGTCGCCGGCAGGGTCCGGCCCGGCGAGTGGGTGCTGGTGCACTCGGCTGCCGGCGGCACCGGCAGCTTCCTCGTGCAGCTGGCGAAGCTGGCGGGCGCGCGCGTGATCGCCACGGCGGGCTCCAAGCGGCGCCTGGAGCTGGCCGCGGACCTCGGGGCCGATGCCCTCGTCGACTACTCGGACCCCTCCTGGCCGGACCAGGTGAAGGAGATCACCGGCGGACGCGGCGCTGATGTCATCGTGGAGTCGGTCGGCGGCGATGTCTTCGAGGCCAGTCTCCGGTGCCTGGCGCCCTTCGGCCGCTTGGTGGAGATTGGGCAGTCCGCCGGCCCGCCGCCGCCGCTGAACCCGCTGCGCCTGATGCGCCTTAACCAGGCGGTCGTCGGTTACTACCTCATGACCGCGATGGAGGTGCCCGAACTCATGGCCGCCACGCGCGACCGGCTCGCGAGGGCGCTCGCCTCCGGCCGGCTGCGCATCGTCATCGGCGAGGTGGCGCCTCTGGCGGACGCGGCAGCCGTGCACCGGCGGATGCTGGCCCGCGAGACGCAAGGGAAGGTCGTGCTGATCCCCTGA
- a CDS encoding PIG-L family deacetylase — protein sequence MPLRLLCILAHPDDETLGIGGMLAMYADDPDVETHLLMVTRGEYGWWGEEKDFPGPESLGRVREEELRAAAAVLGVRDVRFLDYIDGHVDEADPKTIIGQMASRIRQVRPEVVVTFPHDGVYGHPDHIAVCQFATAAVVAATAPGAGGELPHTVSKLYYRANDAEQLRQYEKAFGELVMIIDGIERRSQPWERWVMTTRLDARPYWERVWQAVLCHRSQLPGYEELLKLRPADHELFWGSQDYYRVFSLVNGGRSTERDLFEGLRAVERL from the coding sequence ATGCCTCTGAGGCTCCTCTGCATCCTGGCCCACCCCGACGACGAGACCCTCGGCATCGGCGGCATGCTGGCGATGTACGCCGACGACCCCGACGTCGAGACGCATCTCCTCATGGTGACGCGCGGTGAATATGGCTGGTGGGGCGAGGAGAAGGACTTTCCCGGCCCCGAGTCGCTCGGCCGCGTGCGCGAAGAGGAGTTGCGCGCCGCCGCCGCGGTCCTGGGCGTCCGGGACGTCCGCTTCCTCGACTACATCGACGGGCACGTGGACGAGGCCGACCCGAAGACGATCATCGGGCAGATGGCGTCGCGCATCCGGCAGGTACGCCCCGAGGTCGTGGTCACCTTCCCCCACGACGGCGTCTACGGCCACCCCGACCATATCGCCGTCTGCCAGTTCGCGACCGCCGCCGTCGTCGCCGCGACGGCGCCAGGCGCCGGCGGCGAGCTTCCCCACACCGTGAGCAAGCTGTACTACCGCGCCAATGACGCCGAGCAACTGCGCCAGTACGAGAAAGCGTTCGGCGAGCTGGTCATGATAATCGACGGCATCGAGCGCCGCTCTCAGCCCTGGGAGCGCTGGGTGATGACCACGCGGCTCGATGCGCGCCCGTACTGGGAGCGGGTCTGGCAGGCGGTGCTGTGCCACCGCAGCCAGCTCCCCGGCTACGAGGAGCTACTGAAGCTGCGCCCGGCGGACCACGAGCTCTTCTGGGGTTCCCAGGACTATTACCGCGTCTTCAGCCTCGTGAATGGCGGACGATCCACCGAGAGGGACCTCTTCGAGGGCCTCCGCGCGGTCGAACGCCTTTAG